Proteins encoded by one window of Mercenaria mercenaria strain notata chromosome 4, MADL_Memer_1, whole genome shotgun sequence:
- the LOC123551786 gene encoding shootin-1-like: MENNSSRDEPSRETKHIENEPSRKTKQIENEPSRETKHIENEPSRETKQIENELSRETKQIENEPSRETKQNIGKDIHNSYTKPKTRRRRGGMALGLVYESLGHKVKEVIPDGEGPTPKPPPPPAPPPPDLLDQ; this comes from the coding sequence ATGGAAAATAATTCATCACGAGATGAACCATCACGAGAAACCAAGCATATTGAAAATGAACCATCACGAAAAACCAAGCAGATTGAAAATGAACCTTCACGAGAAACCAAGCATATTGAAAATGAACCGTCACGAGAAACCAAGCAGATTGAAAATGAACTGTCACGAGAAACCAAGCAGATTGAAAATGAACCATCACGAGAAACCAAACAGAATATTGGCAAAGATATTCATAACAGTTACACTAAACCTAAAACCCGCCGCCGCCGCGGCGGAATGGCTTTAGGGTTGGTATACGAATCACTTGGACATAAAGTAAAAGAGGTTATTCCAGACGGTGAAGGACCGACCCCCAAACCTCCACCGCCACCAGCTCCACCGCCACCTGATCTTCTTGACCAATGA